A genome region from Pseudomonas sp. N3-W includes the following:
- a CDS encoding aspartyl/asparaginyl beta-hydroxylase domain-containing protein: MRPAFYPLDDFPALAGLVAHCSLMQQELLDLNAPLLDIDRTDKPHQQVHSEVTEHLQQGGDYGWLKGWGNAGGNRDWVQYPLVFQDRPIAPALAVLPATLALLGAVSGLKVAALARLAPHAWLSTHRHPEVRDEGLLQMHLTLSAASERNYAYLNVAGQFHQHQSGAAVIFDGSLDHFVVNASDEPRTILYLEFEQARLTAQ, translated from the coding sequence ATGCGCCCTGCCTTTTACCCGCTCGACGACTTCCCGGCCCTGGCCGGTCTCGTCGCGCATTGCTCGCTGATGCAACAGGAACTGCTCGACCTGAACGCCCCGCTGCTGGACATCGACCGTACCGACAAACCGCATCAACAGGTGCACAGCGAAGTCACCGAACACCTGCAACAAGGCGGTGACTATGGCTGGCTCAAGGGTTGGGGCAATGCCGGTGGCAACCGTGACTGGGTGCAATACCCGCTGGTATTTCAGGACCGACCCATCGCGCCGGCACTGGCGGTTTTGCCCGCAACGCTGGCGCTGCTCGGCGCGGTGTCCGGGCTCAAGGTGGCGGCCCTGGCACGCCTGGCGCCTCACGCCTGGCTGAGCACCCACCGCCACCCGGAAGTGCGCGATGAAGGCCTGCTGCAAATGCACCTGACCCTGAGCGCGGCGAGCGAACGCAACTATGCGTACCTGAATGTCGCGGGGCAATTTCATCAACACCAGAGCGGCGCGGCGGTGATATTCGATGGATCGCTAGATCACTTCGTGGTGAATGCCAGTGATGAGCCAAGGACGATTCTTTATCTGGAATTCGAGCAGGCGCGGTTGACTGCGCAATAG
- a CDS encoding type III secretion system chaperone, whose protein sequence is MANSKPNIQGFIAHLGHQLGTSLTLQGGVCALYDNANLQAAVIELPEHGDNVILHCRLGALQPGPDNVQQLLNMNFDVAALRGCWLALDQGDVRLCTQHTLARLDEDSFCGLVSGFIAQARETRAGLVRMIS, encoded by the coding sequence ATGGCGAACTCCAAACCGAACATTCAGGGTTTCATTGCTCATTTGGGTCACCAACTGGGCACTTCCCTGACCCTCCAGGGTGGTGTGTGCGCGTTGTACGACAACGCGAATCTGCAAGCCGCCGTCATCGAATTACCGGAACACGGCGACAACGTGATTTTGCACTGTCGCCTGGGTGCCTTGCAGCCCGGCCCGGATAACGTGCAGCAGCTGCTGAACATGAATTTCGACGTGGCGGCGCTGCGCGGTTGCTGGCTGGCACTGGACCAGGGTGATGTGCGTTTGTGTACCCAGCACACCCTGGCGCGGCTTGATGAAGACAGTTTCTGCGGGCTGGTCAGTGGCTTCATCGCCCAGGCGCGGGAGACGCGTGCCGGGCTTGTCCGGATGATCAGTTGA
- a CDS encoding AvrE-family type 3 secretion system effector, translated as MQTHLQTAALPPTPTMAPAGNNPSGLEQQQQAPTQRSGHSLASFGRRVRHNIGQLFQRTDAPQRPSARSAASHTADNQQAPDNDAQPSSSTAPGSSPLQRSNAGRFEGRGAVIQRQSATTERPSGVQLDAKGVPTFDGFAPAALSDLLKNALGQPGQTYQAGHSAARSEDHLLLDQQGHVLHLKQTPTAVVALRSSQAEGHPGGTPATQRMAMEGNVVHVEEGPHKDTPLQTIGRAHMGHLTGIHQDRDGEPLRLHEQQLYEFDSARGAWKAPEGEPLKFSQLATQGNGKLYGQTGDKLVDLSASDAPHVTVPGLKAFSVNADHFAATLSGDNSQTLQLIDLNQDPPRSGAAKTLVLNDGHAEAKSIGLSHERLFVSDTEGRLYSATREDLHNDSQELRLVPVQHPDGERLGGSKLVSGFLSGDHGEVQALITDRAGQTHAHPLDDQTQRLKGGWNLSDALVLDNRRGLPGSAEPTPANTFDLDRLGRVSLNEQRVQRWDSTSQDWKDTGIKDVAHLQRGLDSKAYLLQDGVLKKLDVSPKYNPVAVGASHVLNQPPRSTDVKLGEAVGGLDGRVIQTFAMLNDKQFVALDDQNRLTAHHKKGEPTDLSRVDLQGTVAHLALDENHNLHAMTTEGELFAMAKDDWQASKDNPRPEAAWKKVPTPANRPLASLRTGDDNRLSVTLRNSDDHSQLQLKGQTWQPVTTKPADHNALNELFGRVRGGEKAVRIPGTGLTARVSANLMGRGSVENSNRASTGEFIRANIFKPTLETPRVLKNIGNHIQHRHHGREGLRPLYNSEATLFKRLEVISHNEQPAAPGQDLKTRIGKLDLGAQGADLHAELEAFRSELDDNSHRATRHLGQEHGKFKLLQQKEGLLNIHGELSAPSKRTQLSMKLSHLKDTLNINSSGHDLLKELQGALAHLAPSPENRTAELLQKLQDNGMKMSHQKADIPLDQRRDASDHQGLTKARLALDVVTLKDLDVLVGKAEMITPNADNSGPLERLQKDFNQLRDKHYGEHPVKQATDMGFTDHANLEASYDGIKAFLNGFKKQDHATSVNLRAATGSKTQAELADTLKATLKQLEHPDDEIAMQRSYGLNLSTPFVALANKGLGPWPSGAVTGGRNYNLSAERGDKGVTVYLQREGLGSASGGVGGGKDYWPGFFEGDEVARHTKIDIGNNRLLTPALRLGVDATGTATTTRRDGVVFSVPDEDIDQFVDNLFSGQLNPLEVMKKGVDHETQKGLRFNVDLNASATAEFRVGFGLTDKDSSPLSAAARFGAGGTVNVNLLNYTNYSVEQHSNKGEMQEHSQNRPRLMNSAGASVFARAQLNGSHTTPSSAADKASQGAAVPLGGSAGVAVDNKTSKRIKFTFKEAEPLTDAGLEKLASSLGAAFKDPQSQQKITQLADRTAPEYAGATPREVLSTHLAGLDSHFRDKPVENDEQYAALRTLKRSLVQQDAAEAKHSLLDGGRFESSYTNLSRLDQQGAVSKVMSLVSTMHSPSNAERVSSLLDQDPTLKSLVKQMQASDGTLARVRLELKDEVQDRIDEGSRTGTLSQKELAGLLSDRNNMRIKAITVYQSASKPESFTSPLPMISYSSSASLSVNKTLGKINFSYGQDQDTPKSYFLDGELSRPGAALKTAVDALKKDGLELKR; from the coding sequence ATGCAGACCCACCTTCAAACGGCCGCCCTGCCCCCCACGCCCACCATGGCCCCGGCGGGCAACAACCCGTCCGGCCTGGAGCAACAACAGCAAGCGCCGACCCAGCGCAGCGGCCACTCGCTGGCCAGCTTCGGTCGGCGCGTGAGGCATAACATCGGCCAACTGTTCCAACGCACCGACGCCCCGCAACGCCCGTCGGCGCGATCGGCGGCCAGCCACACCGCTGACAACCAGCAAGCGCCCGACAACGACGCTCAGCCGTCCAGCTCGACGGCGCCCGGCAGCAGCCCGTTGCAACGCAGCAACGCCGGGCGCTTTGAGGGCCGTGGAGCCGTTATCCAGCGCCAGTCGGCCACCACCGAACGGCCGTCCGGCGTGCAACTGGACGCCAAGGGTGTGCCGACGTTCGACGGGTTCGCGCCGGCCGCCCTCAGCGACCTGCTGAAAAACGCCCTCGGCCAGCCAGGTCAGACGTATCAAGCCGGACACAGCGCCGCCCGCAGCGAAGATCATCTGCTGCTCGACCAGCAAGGCCATGTGTTGCACCTCAAGCAAACCCCCACTGCCGTGGTCGCGTTGCGCAGCAGCCAGGCTGAAGGCCACCCCGGCGGCACGCCCGCCACCCAGCGCATGGCGATGGAAGGCAATGTCGTGCATGTCGAAGAGGGTCCGCATAAAGACACCCCGCTGCAGACCATTGGCCGGGCCCACATGGGCCACCTCACCGGCATCCATCAGGACCGCGACGGCGAGCCGCTGCGCCTGCACGAACAGCAACTCTACGAGTTCGACTCCGCCAGAGGCGCCTGGAAAGCCCCCGAGGGCGAGCCGCTGAAGTTCAGCCAGTTGGCCACTCAGGGCAATGGCAAGCTCTACGGCCAGACCGGCGATAAATTGGTGGACCTCAGCGCCAGCGACGCGCCTCACGTCACGGTGCCGGGGCTCAAGGCGTTTTCAGTGAACGCCGATCACTTCGCCGCCACCTTGAGCGGCGACAACAGCCAGACCCTGCAACTGATCGACCTCAATCAGGATCCGCCCCGCAGCGGCGCAGCGAAAACCCTGGTGCTCAATGACGGCCACGCCGAGGCCAAGAGCATCGGCCTGAGCCATGAGCGGCTGTTCGTCAGCGACACCGAGGGCCGTTTGTACAGCGCCACACGCGAAGACCTGCATAACGATTCGCAGGAGCTGCGGTTGGTGCCCGTGCAACATCCCGACGGCGAACGCCTGGGCGGCAGCAAACTGGTCAGCGGTTTTCTCAGTGGCGACCATGGCGAGGTGCAGGCCTTGATCACTGATCGCGCCGGGCAAACCCACGCCCATCCACTGGATGACCAGACCCAGCGTCTCAAAGGCGGCTGGAACCTCAGCGACGCGCTGGTGCTGGACAACCGCCGCGGCTTGCCCGGCAGCGCCGAACCGACCCCGGCCAACACCTTCGACCTCGATCGACTTGGCCGGGTCAGCCTCAACGAGCAACGGGTGCAGCGCTGGGACAGCACCAGCCAGGACTGGAAAGACACCGGCATCAAGGACGTCGCACACCTGCAACGGGGCCTCGACAGCAAGGCCTACCTGTTGCAGGACGGCGTGCTGAAAAAACTCGACGTCAGCCCCAAATACAACCCGGTCGCGGTCGGTGCCAGCCATGTGCTGAACCAGCCGCCGCGCTCCACCGACGTCAAGTTGGGTGAAGCCGTGGGCGGCCTCGACGGGCGAGTGATCCAGACCTTCGCCATGCTCAACGACAAGCAGTTCGTGGCCCTCGATGACCAGAATCGCCTCACCGCCCACCATAAAAAAGGCGAGCCCACGGACCTCAGCCGCGTCGATCTGCAAGGCACGGTCGCGCACCTCGCACTGGATGAAAACCACAACCTGCACGCCATGACCACCGAAGGCGAACTGTTCGCCATGGCCAAGGACGACTGGCAGGCGAGCAAGGACAACCCACGCCCGGAAGCGGCCTGGAAGAAAGTCCCGACCCCGGCCAATCGTCCACTGGCGAGCCTGCGTACCGGCGACGACAACCGCCTGAGCGTGACGCTCAGGAACAGCGACGATCATTCGCAACTGCAGCTCAAGGGCCAGACCTGGCAACCCGTGACGACCAAACCCGCCGACCACAACGCCCTGAACGAGCTGTTCGGTCGCGTGCGCGGAGGTGAGAAAGCGGTGCGCATTCCCGGCACCGGCCTGACCGCACGGGTCAGCGCCAACCTGATGGGCCGCGGCTCGGTGGAGAACAGCAACCGCGCCAGCACCGGCGAATTCATCCGCGCCAACATCTTCAAGCCGACGCTGGAAACGCCTCGGGTACTGAAGAACATCGGCAACCACATTCAGCATCGCCACCACGGTCGCGAAGGTCTGAGGCCGCTCTACAACAGTGAAGCCACGCTGTTCAAACGCCTGGAAGTGATCAGCCACAACGAGCAACCGGCCGCCCCCGGGCAGGACCTGAAAACCCGGATCGGCAAGCTCGACCTCGGCGCGCAAGGTGCCGATCTGCATGCGGAACTGGAAGCCTTTCGCAGTGAACTGGACGACAACAGCCACCGTGCCACGCGGCATCTGGGCCAGGAGCATGGAAAATTCAAGCTGCTGCAACAGAAAGAAGGCCTGCTGAACATCCACGGCGAGCTGTCAGCGCCCTCGAAGCGCACGCAACTGAGCATGAAGCTCAGCCACCTCAAGGACACACTCAACATCAACAGCTCCGGGCACGACCTGCTCAAAGAGCTGCAAGGCGCGCTGGCTCACCTGGCGCCCTCCCCGGAAAACCGCACCGCTGAACTGCTGCAAAAGCTGCAGGACAACGGCATGAAAATGTCCCACCAGAAAGCCGACATCCCCCTGGATCAGCGGCGCGATGCCAGCGATCATCAGGGCCTGACCAAGGCGCGACTGGCGCTGGACGTGGTAACACTCAAGGACCTCGACGTCCTGGTCGGCAAGGCCGAAATGATCACCCCCAATGCCGACAACAGCGGGCCGCTGGAGCGGCTGCAAAAAGACTTCAACCAACTGCGCGACAAACATTACGGCGAGCACCCGGTGAAGCAGGCCACCGACATGGGCTTCACCGATCACGCCAACCTCGAAGCCTCTTACGACGGGATCAAGGCCTTTCTCAACGGCTTCAAGAAGCAAGACCACGCCACCAGCGTCAACCTGCGCGCAGCCACCGGCAGCAAGACCCAAGCGGAACTGGCGGACACCCTCAAGGCCACCCTCAAACAGCTGGAACATCCCGACGACGAGATCGCCATGCAGCGCAGTTACGGGCTCAACCTCAGCACCCCGTTCGTGGCATTGGCCAACAAAGGCCTGGGGCCGTGGCCCAGCGGCGCGGTCACCGGTGGGCGCAATTACAACCTCAGCGCCGAACGCGGCGACAAGGGCGTGACGGTCTACCTGCAACGCGAAGGCCTGGGCTCGGCCAGTGGCGGCGTCGGCGGCGGCAAGGATTATTGGCCCGGTTTTTTCGAGGGCGACGAGGTCGCCAGGCACACCAAGATCGACATCGGCAATAACCGCCTGCTGACCCCGGCGCTACGCCTTGGGGTCGACGCCACCGGCACCGCCACCACCACCCGGCGCGATGGCGTGGTGTTCAGCGTGCCGGACGAAGACATCGATCAGTTCGTCGACAACCTGTTCAGCGGCCAATTGAACCCGCTGGAAGTGATGAAAAAAGGCGTCGATCACGAAACCCAGAAAGGCCTGCGCTTCAACGTCGATCTCAATGCCAGCGCCACGGCGGAGTTTCGGGTCGGCTTCGGGCTGACCGACAAGGACAGCTCACCGCTGTCGGCCGCTGCGCGTTTCGGCGCGGGCGGCACCGTGAACGTCAACCTGCTGAACTACACGAATTATTCGGTCGAGCAGCACAGCAACAAGGGCGAAATGCAGGAGCACAGCCAGAACCGCCCACGCCTGATGAACAGCGCGGGCGCCTCGGTGTTCGCCCGAGCGCAGTTGAACGGCAGCCACACCACGCCGTCGAGCGCGGCCGACAAGGCCTCGCAGGGCGCCGCCGTACCTTTGGGCGGCAGTGCCGGGGTCGCGGTGGACAACAAGACCAGCAAGCGCATCAAGTTCACCTTCAAGGAGGCCGAACCGCTGACCGACGCCGGCCTGGAAAAACTCGCCAGCAGCCTCGGTGCCGCGTTCAAGGACCCGCAATCGCAACAGAAGATCACGCAGTTGGCCGACCGCACTGCGCCGGAGTACGCCGGCGCCACGCCCAGGGAAGTGCTGAGCACGCACCTGGCCGGACTGGACAGCCATTTCCGCGATAAACCGGTGGAGAACGACGAGCAGTACGCCGCCTTGCGCACGCTCAAACGCAGCCTTGTGCAGCAGGACGCCGCCGAGGCGAAACACAGCCTGCTCGACGGCGGACGTTTTGAAAGTTCGTACACCAATCTCTCGCGACTGGATCAGCAAGGCGCCGTGTCCAAAGTCATGAGTCTGGTCAGCACGATGCACTCGCCGAGCAACGCCGAGCGAGTGTCTTCGTTGCTCGATCAGGACCCGACCCTCAAGTCGCTGGTCAAGCAGATGCAGGCCAGCGACGGCACGCTGGCCAGGGTGCGCCTGGAACTCAAGGACGAGGTTCAGGACCGCATCGACGAGGGCAGCCGCACCGGCACGCTGTCGCAGAAAGAACTGGCGGGGCTGCTGTCGGACCGCAACAACATGCGGATCAAGGCCATCACCGTGTACCAGAGCGCCAGCAAACCGGAGAGCTTCACTTCGCCGTTGCCGATGATCAGCTACAGCAGCAGCGCCTCGCTGAGCGTCAACAAGACCCTGGGCAAGATCAACTTCAGCTACGGCCAGGATCAGGACACGCCCAAGAGCTACTTCCTCGACGGCGAACTCTCAAGACCGGGCGCGGCGCTGAAGACGGCGGTGGATGCGCTGAAGAAGGATGGTCTGGAACTTAAACGCTGA
- a CDS encoding negative regulator of hrp expression HrpV: MTEPILQSADQQDFITRIVEKRPSSWQWAPGIEFVCRQESLGWALALSIERQAQRPELFSETLKRRFENVELYEGYYICLDSQQTFVVWHELTNDYHNAQLQSLVGQLLSLAGLKH; encoded by the coding sequence ATGACTGAACCGATTTTGCAAAGTGCGGATCAGCAGGATTTCATTACGCGGATCGTTGAGAAGCGTCCGAGTAGTTGGCAATGGGCGCCTGGCATCGAGTTCGTTTGCCGCCAGGAAAGCCTGGGCTGGGCGCTGGCACTGAGCATCGAACGTCAGGCGCAACGGCCCGAGCTGTTTTCCGAAACCCTTAAACGGCGTTTCGAAAATGTCGAGTTGTACGAGGGCTACTATATCTGTCTCGACAGTCAACAAACTTTCGTGGTCTGGCATGAGCTGACTAACGATTATCACAATGCGCAACTTCAGTCGTTAGTTGGCCAGCTCTTGTCGTTGGCAGGATTGAAGCATTGA